In the genome of Cellvibrio sp. KY-YJ-3, one region contains:
- a CDS encoding class 1 fructose-bisphosphatase, translating to MISFKTLLAQENAAPELIDLVAVILSTCHHIAEQVGHGALGNTLGATDAENVQGEVQKKLDVIANDLLIEALTAHGSVRAIASEEEEHARLACSGAPYLVAFDPLDGSSNIDVNGQIGTIFTILKARDDVPDHSDEQFFQTGRDQLCAGYVLYGPYTTLVISTGAVVHEFTLNKSSGEFISSKKDMVFQQGTREFSANMANLFYWPKPFQNYLTSLIAPQPANTRFNMRWQGAMVGDVHRILTRGGVFIYPSDTRDVAQSAKLRLLYEAFPMALLVEAAGGCGYTEAGRILDTPLTQLHQRTPVILGDKNWANACFTALSIINTAA from the coding sequence ATGATTTCGTTTAAAACATTATTGGCGCAAGAAAATGCGGCTCCGGAATTAATTGATCTGGTTGCGGTAATTTTATCCACCTGTCACCACATTGCTGAACAAGTTGGTCACGGTGCCTTGGGTAATACGCTTGGTGCAACCGACGCGGAAAATGTGCAGGGCGAAGTACAAAAAAAATTGGATGTAATCGCCAATGATTTATTAATTGAAGCACTGACTGCTCACGGCTCGGTAAGAGCAATCGCCTCCGAAGAGGAAGAACATGCGCGGCTTGCTTGCTCCGGTGCGCCTTATTTGGTTGCATTTGATCCACTCGATGGTAGTAGCAATATCGATGTGAATGGCCAAATCGGTACAATTTTTACTATTTTGAAGGCGCGGGATGATGTGCCTGATCATAGCGACGAGCAATTTTTTCAAACCGGTAGGGATCAGCTTTGTGCGGGTTATGTGCTCTATGGGCCTTACACCACATTGGTAATATCTACAGGAGCGGTGGTGCATGAATTCACGCTCAATAAAAGTAGTGGTGAATTTATTTCATCAAAAAAAGATATGGTTTTTCAGCAGGGCACGCGTGAATTTTCCGCCAATATGGCGAATTTATTTTATTGGCCAAAACCGTTTCAGAATTATTTAACCAGCTTGATCGCCCCCCAGCCTGCGAATACCCGTTTTAATATGCGCTGGCAGGGGGCGATGGTGGGGGACGTGCACCGTATTCTCACGCGCGGCGGTGTTTTTATTTACCCAAGTGATACGCGCGATGTTGCACAGTCAGCCAAGTTGCGGTTGTTGTATGAGGCGTTTCCTATGGCGCTATTGGTAGAGGCGGCCGGTGGTTGTGGTTACACCGAGGCAGGGCGAATCCTCGACACACCATTAACCCAGTTACATCAGCGCACTCCGGTTATTTTGGGGGATAAAAACTGGGCAAATGCTTGTTTTACTGCATTGTCGATAATCAATACCGCCGCATAA
- a CDS encoding glycosyl hydrolase, translated as MFTSGLHRLLVIVGLLASLSGCVSGIDENNTSSKTAYLFTYFTKNGEDGLHLAVSRDGYHWQKVPRAENHWRPTIGKSRLMRDPSVAQGPDGTYHMVWTSGWNENNIGYASTKDFVNWTAQKEIPVMAHEPSVRNTWAPEIIYDEVSKNFVIFWSSTIPGKFPATDGASEDNYNHRLYVTTTQDFLTFTPTQLFYDPGFSVIDATFLRFNGKLHFIVKDETRFPPKKYLQVASANSLQGPFGTLSDPITKEGLWVEGPTGVQIGDSAVIYYDAYTTHRYGALRSSDMINWEDVSDQMHFPDEGTPVRMRHGTVIPVPVALVEKLISP; from the coding sequence ATGTTCACTTCGGGATTGCATCGGCTGTTAGTGATTGTTGGATTGCTCGCGAGTCTTTCAGGCTGCGTATCAGGTATCGATGAAAACAATACATCAAGCAAAACCGCATACTTGTTCACTTACTTCACCAAAAATGGGGAGGACGGTTTACATCTCGCGGTGAGTAGGGATGGTTATCATTGGCAAAAAGTTCCGCGTGCAGAAAATCATTGGCGGCCAACTATCGGCAAATCCAGGTTGATGCGTGACCCAAGTGTGGCGCAGGGGCCGGATGGCACTTATCACATGGTGTGGACATCGGGCTGGAATGAAAACAATATTGGTTATGCATCCACCAAAGATTTTGTAAATTGGACAGCGCAAAAAGAAATTCCGGTAATGGCCCATGAACCCAGTGTGCGTAATACTTGGGCGCCAGAAATTATTTATGACGAGGTCAGCAAAAATTTTGTGATTTTTTGGTCATCGACCATTCCGGGTAAATTTCCGGCAACAGATGGAGCGTCTGAGGATAATTACAATCATCGCCTTTACGTTACTACCACGCAGGATTTTCTAACCTTCACTCCCACCCAATTATTTTACGACCCAGGTTTCAGTGTGATTGATGCGACGTTTTTGCGCTTCAATGGCAAATTGCATTTTATTGTGAAAGATGAAACCCGTTTCCCGCCCAAAAAATATTTGCAGGTCGCCTCCGCTAACAGTTTGCAGGGGCCTTTTGGAACATTGAGTGACCCCATCACCAAGGAAGGGTTGTGGGTGGAGGGGCCAACTGGGGTACAAATTGGTGATAGTGCGGTGATCTATTACGATGCTTATACCACGCATCGTTACGGCGCCTTGCGCTCAAGCGATATGATCAACTGGGAAGATGTATCAGATCAGATGCACTTCCCCGATGAAGGTACTCCGGTGCGCATGCGTCACGGCACGGTCATTCCCGTGCCGGTAGCACTGGTTGAAAAATTGATTTCACCCTAA
- a CDS encoding MFS transporter gives MLDVTQSDVSLTIKSHAEVVRPLVAMGVGSFAVGTSEFVIMGLLPEVSADLAISIPQAGHTISAYALGVVIGAPILALLGARVSRRLMLIILMALFTAGNLASAFAADYQWMMAMRFMSGLPHGTYFGIAALVAASLVPVHKRAQAVAMAMLGLSLATLIGVPLAAALGQWLGWRFAFVFVALIALLSAVMIFYWLPVIPRDKSASPRSELAALGNKQVWLTLGIGAIGFGGMFAVFSYVKPSLMALAGLTEAGVPFILALFGAGMVVGNIVGSKMADKDLMGSVRATLIWSALVLGAFVLTAHVLWIACINVFLVGTVVAIGPALQIRLMDVAGKAQTLAAALNHSAFNFANAIGALLGGWAIDLGLGWSSTGWVGLILSIAGLGIYALAKKDSIKNG, from the coding sequence ATGTTAGATGTAACCCAGAGTGATGTATCGCTCACAATTAAGTCGCACGCCGAGGTGGTTCGCCCGTTAGTGGCGATGGGTGTGGGTAGTTTTGCGGTGGGAACCAGTGAATTTGTGATTATGGGGCTCCTGCCGGAAGTATCGGCAGACCTTGCCATTAGCATCCCCCAAGCAGGTCATACTATTAGCGCTTATGCGCTGGGTGTAGTGATAGGCGCTCCCATACTGGCGCTGCTCGGTGCACGGGTGTCGCGTCGTTTGATGCTAATTATTCTGATGGCGCTCTTCACCGCGGGAAACCTTGCCAGTGCATTCGCTGCCGATTATCAGTGGATGATGGCAATGCGCTTCATGAGTGGTTTACCACACGGCACTTATTTTGGTATCGCTGCGCTGGTTGCCGCCTCATTAGTTCCAGTGCACAAACGCGCCCAAGCGGTAGCTATGGCGATGCTGGGGCTGTCACTTGCGACATTAATTGGTGTACCGCTAGCTGCCGCACTGGGCCAATGGTTGGGGTGGCGTTTCGCATTTGTATTTGTGGCGCTAATAGCTCTGTTATCAGCGGTGATGATTTTTTACTGGCTACCCGTCATACCTCGGGATAAATCGGCAAGCCCACGGAGCGAACTGGCAGCCCTGGGCAATAAACAGGTTTGGCTGACGCTCGGAATCGGCGCCATAGGTTTTGGGGGGATGTTTGCCGTGTTCAGCTACGTCAAACCGAGCTTGATGGCGCTGGCGGGGCTCACCGAAGCGGGCGTGCCATTTATCTTGGCTCTGTTCGGCGCAGGCATGGTGGTAGGTAATATTGTGGGCTCCAAAATGGCCGACAAGGATTTGATGGGGTCTGTACGCGCAACCTTAATTTGGTCGGCGTTGGTACTGGGAGCCTTTGTGCTGACTGCCCATGTGCTGTGGATTGCCTGCATTAATGTATTTTTAGTCGGCACAGTGGTGGCAATTGGCCCCGCCCTGCAAATTCGCCTGATGGATGTTGCTGGCAAGGCACAAACCCTGGCAGCAGCACTTAATCACTCCGCATTTAACTTTGCCAACGCCATTGGTGCACTACTCGGTGGCTGGGCAATCGACTTGGGCCTTGGTTGGTCATCTACCGGCTGGGTGGGATTGATACTGTCCATCGCCGGTTTGGGTATTTACGCTCTAGCCAAAAAAGATTCCATCAAAAACGGTTAG
- a CDS encoding PA2817 family protein, with protein sequence MSISSFEENQYDKEYYIYHLDLLNAFTAQIKQLPPFNLEEATTDDAEFLAALDDLANNPHNPDWLDKGQLLMYRVVGAYPHLMPFLYRDLLWFFGGDCLHYMPDEEISIFQQLDELREIAKSEQQPFDYKEARAKLMGMH encoded by the coding sequence ATGTCGATTTCAAGTTTCGAAGAGAACCAATACGATAAAGAGTATTACATATATCATTTGGACTTACTTAATGCGTTTACTGCGCAAATTAAACAGCTTCCCCCCTTTAACCTTGAAGAAGCTACTACAGATGACGCAGAGTTTTTAGCTGCACTCGATGATCTCGCCAACAATCCACATAACCCTGATTGGCTGGACAAGGGTCAACTACTGATGTACCGCGTTGTGGGCGCTTACCCTCACCTGATGCCATTCCTCTATCGCGACCTCCTATGGTTTTTTGGTGGAGACTGCCTACATTACATGCCAGACGAAGAGATAAGCATATTCCAACAATTGGATGAGTTACGCGAAATTGCAAAAAGTGAGCAGCAACCCTTTGATTACAAAGAGGCCCGAGCCAAACTCATGGGAATGCACTGA
- a CDS encoding ABC transporter ATP-binding protein: MTPALSIRNLRKVYNEKFEALKGISLDVIPGDFFAVLGPNGAGKSTTIGIISSLVRKTAGTVEVFGKNIDTDFSAAKKYLGVVPQEFNFSMFEKVQDIVLQQAGYYGMGRSQALEQTERYLKQLSLWDKRDTPARMLSGGMKRRLMIARALVHGPQLLILDEPTAGVDIELRRSMWDFLREINAAGTTIILTTHYLEEAESLCRNVAIIDQGMIVQNTSVKNLLQQLNKEVFIFDVQGSLNGLPTIDGHRVAKIDEHSFEVDVEKGQSLNAVFEQLTAQQFRIVSMRNKANRLEELFVSMVNANKDAAQSVVKEG; this comes from the coding sequence ATGACTCCGGCACTCTCAATCAGAAATCTGCGTAAAGTTTACAACGAAAAGTTCGAAGCACTGAAAGGTATTTCACTGGATGTAATTCCCGGTGATTTTTTCGCGGTGCTCGGCCCCAATGGTGCGGGTAAATCTACCACCATCGGTATTATCAGTTCACTGGTGCGTAAAACAGCCGGTACGGTTGAGGTTTTCGGTAAAAATATCGATACCGATTTCTCCGCTGCTAAAAAATATCTTGGCGTTGTTCCTCAGGAGTTTAATTTTAGTATGTTCGAGAAGGTGCAGGACATTGTTCTGCAGCAGGCTGGTTATTACGGCATGGGGCGTAGCCAAGCGCTTGAGCAAACAGAGCGTTATTTGAAGCAACTTAGTTTGTGGGATAAGCGCGACACACCTGCGCGCATGTTGTCGGGTGGGATGAAGCGCCGTTTAATGATTGCACGTGCCTTGGTACATGGCCCGCAGCTATTGATACTTGATGAGCCTACTGCAGGGGTTGATATCGAGTTGCGCCGCTCCATGTGGGATTTTTTGCGTGAAATAAATGCGGCAGGGACTACGATTATTTTAACTACTCATTATTTGGAGGAGGCAGAAAGTCTTTGTCGCAATGTAGCGATTATCGATCAAGGGATGATAGTGCAAAACACCAGCGTTAAAAATTTACTGCAGCAGCTCAATAAAGAGGTATTTATTTTCGATGTGCAGGGTAGTTTGAACGGTCTGCCAACGATTGATGGTCATAGGGTTGCAAAAATTGACGAGCATTCATTTGAAGTGGATGTTGAAAAGGGGCAGTCACTCAATGCAGTGTTTGAACAATTAACTGCACAACAATTCCGTATAGTGAGTATGCGCAATAAGGCTAACCGCTTGGAGGAGTTATTCGTTTCCATGGTTAATGCAAATAAAGATGCCGCACAATCTGTAGTAAAAGAGGGGTAA
- a CDS encoding ABC transporter permease yields MTAHEQWIAFMTILRKEVKRFTRIWVQTLLPPAITMILYFVIFGKLIGGRIGDMAGFSYIDFVAPGLIMMAVITNSYANVSSSFFSAKFQRSVEEILVSPTPNYIILLGFVMGGVARGMAVGLIVTLMSLGFTELQVQHWFITLFIVLMTSILFSLAGFINAVYANTFDDISIVPTFILTPLTYFGGVFYSINLLPEFWQQVSVFNPILHMVNAFRYGMLGITDVHLGMAFAGLTLCVVTLFAVALYLLKNGKRLRA; encoded by the coding sequence ATGACAGCACATGAGCAGTGGATTGCGTTTATGACAATCCTGCGTAAAGAAGTTAAGCGTTTCACTCGTATTTGGGTGCAAACCTTATTGCCTCCCGCAATAACCATGATTTTATATTTTGTTATTTTTGGAAAATTAATTGGTGGTCGCATTGGCGATATGGCGGGTTTTAGTTATATCGATTTTGTCGCGCCCGGCCTGATTATGATGGCGGTAATTACTAACTCCTATGCAAATGTTTCCTCTTCTTTTTTTAGTGCAAAATTTCAGCGTAGTGTAGAAGAAATTTTGGTATCGCCTACACCCAACTATATTATTTTGTTGGGCTTCGTGATGGGTGGTGTTGCGCGTGGCATGGCAGTGGGCTTGATTGTCACCTTGATGTCGCTTGGCTTTACAGAGCTGCAAGTGCAGCATTGGTTTATCACTTTGTTTATTGTGCTAATGACGTCGATATTGTTTTCATTGGCAGGTTTTATCAATGCAGTCTATGCCAATACCTTTGATGATATATCCATCGTTCCTACTTTTATCCTAACGCCACTTACTTATTTTGGTGGTGTTTTTTATTCCATCAATTTATTGCCTGAATTTTGGCAGCAAGTGTCGGTATTTAATCCCATCTTGCATATGGTGAATGCGTTTCGCTACGGAATGTTGGGTATTACTGATGTGCATTTGGGAATGGCATTTGCAGGTTTGACACTGTGTGTTGTGACATTATTTGCAGTAGCCTTATACTTACTAAAAAATGGCAAACGCTTGCGTGCCTGA